The genome window gatttatttattacggcgggtgatggagcaatatcgcatggcccaacaagacttgcacttgatttttattgacttggagaaagcgtatgatagagtgcctagagagattttgtggaaagctctagagaagaaaggggttagggttgcatatattcgagctatccaagatatgtatgatagggtatcgactagtgttaggacacagggtggagagtcagacgattttcccatcacaattggtttgcatcaagggtcaacccttagcccctacctttttaccttaattttggatgtcctcacggaacaaatccaagagatagcgccgagatgcatgctttttgcagatgacatagtcctccttggagagtcgagggaggagttgaatgagaggttggaaacttggagacgagctctagaaacacatgactttcgcctaagcagaagcaaatcggagtatatggaatgtaagttcaacaaaagaaggagggtttctaactcagaggtgaaaataggagaccatattatccctcaagtcacacggtttaaatatcttgggtctgtaatacaggatgatggggaaattgaaggggatgtgaatcatcgcattcaagcaggatggatgaaatggagaaaagcatcgggggtgttatgtgatgcaaaggtaccgatcaagctaaagggaaagttttatcggactgcggtaagatcggcgattttgtacggaacagaatgttgggcggtcaagagccaacatgagaataaagtaggtgtagcggagatgaggatgttgcggtggatgtgtggtaagactcgacaggataaaattagaaacgaagctattagagagagggttggagtagcgcctattgtagagaagatggtggaacatagacttaggtggtttgggcatgtagagagaagaccggtagactctgtagtgcggagagtagaccagatggagagaagacaaacaattcgaggcagaggaagacccaaaaagactataagagaggttatcaaaaaggatctcgaacttaatgatttggatagaagtatggtacttgatagaacattatggcgaaagttgatccatgtagccgaccccacctagtgggataaggcgttgttgttgttgttgttgttgttgttgtaccgtagcaataaaaaaaagagcttTCTCATTTCCTACTCCTTAGTTTAATGGAAAGGAAAAGGAGGATAgaaggaaataaaagtttaaaatttaaattagaagaaaagtgataggaaagaaaaaaacaaaaaaaaattaaatttttatttttaaaagttaattttactttttttaaagacaCTTATTCTTGTtaacaatcataaaaaaaatgtgtcaacACATATCTTCAAAAAAATTGAGCATAGTTAATCTTAATCCTATACCTACTTGAATTTGGGGCCAGCAGCCCGGCATAAGGACTAAGCTGGCCCTTAACCActgttttaattcatttaacacTATATACAGTTAACTTCTGCCTAAGTTTTAattcttgttatatatatagcCTAAACGACGGCTTCTTCAAGTAGCGCGTGCAAAgctgaaaaaacaaaagaagggTAGATTtggaaactaaaataaattttaattgagtcGGAACTTCTTTCGATCGGAGGATTAAGCATTTCTCGCTAAACCCTCTCGTCTCGTGGTGGCGTGCGTGGCCACTCTCTCACAAGCAAAGCAATTTCTTATTCTGAACGCTTTAATCTGCGATTCAGAGGATTACGACCCGCCCCATTTTTTCCCACACTCTTTTGCTTTAACCTAACCTCAGAACTTGATTCTCGCCTTTCATCAAAGCAAAAGGATTTGAGGATTGAAGACTGAATCACtgtgagttttatttttaatatttgtctgtCACATCATAATTGGATTTAAATTTTCAGGATAGGGCTGTAgagattttttgtttatgtattacaaatattacattaaggactagtcattttattttatatatttgaaagatGCTAATAGGTAGCTAGCAGGAAAAACAGCACTACAAAGCTTATCATTGGGGGTTCAGCTTTGTACAGatgtattaatttatcattctGTCAATGCCTGATTAaatgattgcttatatataGTTAATTTCTGCTTACAGGTGAGGATGACGCTACTTTAGCTCCTATAAGTATTGATTAATAGCAAGATGGCACTTTGAGCAAGATTTACTCTCTGTAAGTTTTCGTATCAAAAGTCAAATGCTATTGAACTGGATAAATGCACATTATAATTGGTGTGCATCAAGAAGCCTATTTTTCCTCTTAATGCACTGATAAACACTGAGTAGAGCTACTAGTTTGCTGAAAACCATTTAATTTACGAGAATTTGATTTACATTAATTTTCAGCAGTTCAATCTATGctagtaagaaaatattttagactGGATCCTCTCTCTTTCTCGCTTGTTGTTTTGTGAATGAATTTGTGTCTCTTATAATGGGCTGGCACATGGGCTACTTGGCCCTATGGGTTTTTTGGCCCCTACCCCTAGCCCACATGGTCCTGGGCTGTGTGGCTGACCCATTTGACAGCTCCTAATATTGAGGCTCGATTCTTGTGTTTGCAATGTTGTACGACTTCTAGTagaatcttatttattttcttcaagtTATTGATAATAAAAGCCTCACAAATACTGCTAAGTGCCATGTCTGGCATTTGTGTTTTAGGTGTTGAATATaggtaaaaacttatttatttgttCTGTGATagctgataaaaaatataatgtatttCATGTTGATGTCTAAACAGGGGAGAAAACAAGTTGTATGCGCTATGGCCACTACATCCATGACTTTCACATCTTTAGAAGCCAAGATTTTGAGCAATGGAAAATGTTCGATTGAAGGTGCTTTAATGAAGTTGAATCCTTCCCGGTGCTGGAATTAATCTCTCTCATTACCACATTGTTCAAAATGGCTTTTCAGTCACTCTTTTCCAAGTATAAAATCttaccttctttcttttgcacTCTTGTCCAACACAAACCCAGCTACCATCACTTCCACTCTTTCCCAACCTCACAAGTCTCAGGGACATTATTACCTGACCTTGTGAATGAGATATCTCGTCTACTCAGTGATCACCGATACCCTCACCATGATCTAGAACTTTCTCTCAATCCATTTTCAGCACAATTATCCACAAATTTGGTTGAACAGGTCTTGAAGAGGTGCAAGAATCTCGGCTTCTCAGCCCACAGATTCTTTCTTTGGGCTAAATCAATTCCAGGTTTTCAGCACAGTGTTATGAGCTTCCACATTTTGGTGGAAATCTTGGGAAGTTGTAAACAATTTGCCATACTCTGGGATTTTCTCACAGAAATGAGAGAGTCTCATCATTATGAAATCAACAGTGAAATTTTCTGGCTCATTTTCAGGGCATATAGCCAAGCTAATTTACCAGATGGTGCAATTCGGTCTTTCAATAGAATGGATGAGTTTGGAGTTAAGCCAACCATTCATGATTTGGACAagcttttgttcattttatgcAAAAGGAAGCATGTCAAGCAGGCTCAACAACTTTTTCATCAAGCTAAGAATCGTTTCTTGTTAACTGCTAAAACTTACAGCATTTTGATAAGTGGATGGGGTGAGATTGGTGATTCAGAGAAAGCCTGTGAGCTGTTTCAAGCAATGCTTGAACAAGGATGTCCAGTGGATTTGCTTGCATATAATAATTTGTTACAGGCTCTTTGCAAAGGAGGTCGTGTGGATGaagctaaaaatatttttcatgataTGTTGTCAAAAAGAGTCGAGCCAGACGCTTTTACTTATTCAATATTTATTCACTCATATTGTGATGCAGATGATGTGCAATCAGCTTTCAGGGTTCTTGATAAAATGAGAAGGTACAACCTTTTGCCTAATGTGTTTACATACAATTGTATTATAAAACAACTTTGTAAGAATGAACATGTGGAAGAAGCTTATCAGTTGTTGGATGAAATGATTTCTAGAGGAGTAAAACCAGACACTTGGAGTTATAATGCAATACAAGCTTACCATTGTGATCATTGTGAGGTCAATAGAGCCCTGAGGTTAATGTTTAGAATGGAAAAAGATATCTGTCTTCCTGATCGCCATACATATAACATGGTGCTCAAATTGCTGATTAGGATAGGAAGGTTTGATAAGGTAACTGAAGTTTGGGAGAACATGGTggacaaaaagttttatccttcTGTCTCAACATATTCTGTCATGATCCATGGTTTTTGTAAGAAGAAGGGAAAGCTAGAGGAGGCATGTAAGTATTTTGAAATGATGATTGATGAAGGAATACCACCATATGTTACTACTGTTGAGATGCTGAGGAATCGGCttttgggtttagggtttatagATCACATTGAAATACTGGCTGCTAAGATGAGGCAAAGCACTTCCTATGCAATTCAAGAATTGGCAAATATTATGATTGGCAATAGAACAGCTCATAATACTTTGGGACGTGATGAGATGGACATAGAAAGTGACTGAGGAAGTGATTATTGTTTCTCGTAATACTTTCTCATTAAGCTATTTTGACAAATATGTGGAGGCAACCATTTCATTACGGCAGAGCACATAATAAAGATGCTATATCTGTGGGCTATGGTTAATTGATTCATTTTAAGGTGCTGGGTATTATTATAATTCTTTGATGTAGCCTGTATGACATATTTCAGATGGAAGGTAATCTAAAGTTTAAACCTCTGAAAAATTTTCATGGAACACCTTAGTTTCTGTATCATGAAGAAATGACGGACATGCTGGTTCAGGAAGGCAGAGAAATTGCAAGTTTTATAGCTCGGGGAGTCATTTCTTACATGATATCTCTTGTCCTATAGGCTGCAGTATTGTTTGAGTGGCATGCCTCCGCCAAATTTCATTTCGTAGACACCTATCATTGCCACAGATGGGTTGTCATTGTAGTCAGGATAGAAGTGACTGCTTTGTTTCATTGATTTAAACATCAGACAGGTAAAGTTGTCTCAACCATGGTAGTTGAATTGGGATTCAAATCCTGGATCGAATTGTATCGTATTGTGAAGACTGCACACCAAGTTGGCAACCTGTTTCTGTTCATATTGGAGAATTTAAGTTATTCCTGATGAAATCGTAAACCCAAAAAAGGTTTGGGAAACTTTGCAAGTGGATCTGCACACCAACGAAAGAACTAGTGACATGATACAAAGATTACTCTGGCCTCAATAGCAGGCATTTGTACGGTTTCATTCCTTACACTGGGGATCATAAGGCAGTCAGACATCACAGGTTTGGGGTTAAAAGAGAAGAAACCAAAAATGatatgttcttattttttatgttgatcATAAGTGTACAATTAACATTattaacttttagttttttcatCGCTGTTGGATTTTGGATGAATTGGAGCCAACTTGTTGGcattattgataaaaatttgAGTTCAGTCTCTACGTTTTCTTCACGTTCTTCCGAAAGGGTCACTGTCGCTTCAAGTAGTTGAATTGACAATAACAATGAATGAGCATTGATTGATTTGATGGAATACAGAGGTTGATTAATTGAAGTCAATGCCATTTGATTTGACCATTTTGTTTAATATAACGTGCTGAAAACCTTCAATTGtcttttacataataaaaacatCTCATGTTTTATTTCATGGCTTCTTGCTGTTATTAACATCACACATGGAGGTTTGTCTTCTCCCTTAATACGATATTGAACTTGGGGTATATTTTTGAATGAgcttatttacaaattttttttggtataaaGAGGGGCCTAAGCCCAAAgcttatttacaatttatttgaCCCATTTAATAACATACATAATTACATGTGTAAGTGTCTAGGAAAATTATTGAAATGGCTTAtcatttattcataaattatattgaaattattttaaaagctatttaagaaagtttataaaaataacttataatttatataaaaatagtttaactttatttttctttacctaAGTACTtgtgtaataaatatttatttgaggtAATACATTCCTCTTTAGTTTTTGATTTCAACAAAGTTACTAAAAGATGTGCAGCGATATACACAGTTACTTGTTTTTTCACTAGTAATAATAATGACAGTAACTGATTAACATTTTAgtctttcaagaaaaaaataagaaactgaatgaattatttttgttagaaaGATGCCAATCAATACTCTAAAAATATtggtttaagaaataaaaagtggaaagcttttattacaaaaatacacctctttataattttcaatgcaattttgacaataatttttttattaaccctAACTAGTGTCTTTAGTAGgacttttttcttataattaaaaattgaaataaaacaattcttattttgaaaaattaagttaaaaatattttaaatcatttgaattcaattttgtttaacacgttgtattttaagttttttatttaatatttgcatTAGCTGGTAGggctattaaaaaaaactaaactgaATTGAATTGtgctaaaaaaattgaagtgaaCTGTTACATAGTTTAGTGAACTGCTCCAAAATGCTTGAACCGAATTGAACAGTGACTGGgattaaaaaatgtgaaaatttacttcaaaataaaatgtttattgaaaacaaatcaaataatttagagtatttttatagataattttGAAGTAATTCGGAGCAATTTGATTGAGTATATTATACAGTTCAATTCATCGAAACTATTAGTTGAATTCAGTTTTTTAGAAGTTGAGAGTTCAGTTCATCTAATGTCTAACAAGGTCGCGCTGGCCATGGGGTACAGTCGTGACGggagaaggaaaataaaaaaaaaagtgaataatgaattaataaatTCCCGAAATTTCAAACTCTGCTTCAAATTGAAGCTGCCATGTATGTtgtctctctatatataaagtAGGAATTCCAAACTTGCTCtccctccctctttctttttcttttctcatcctCCTCCATCTAAACTCTAATCAAATCTTTCACAACATTCTCTTTCTGAGTTTCTAGGGTTTATCACTCCCATGGCCGCCGAGAAGCTCAGAGATTTAAGCCAACCCATTGATGTGCCTTTACTCGATGCCACTGTCGCTGCCTTCTATGGCACCGGATCCAAGGAACAGGTCGCGCTTCCtttctctttccctttcttactctttctctttctcttttcgcTTATGCCTCCGCGATTCAACATTCTCCGTAATTCGCCTATTTCTGCTTCACCGACTCTCTTCGCCTCCACTCACCATTCTGCTTCTCCAAACTTGTACTCTTTCACTGCCTTTTTGTCTCTCCCAATGCCTAAAAACAGTTTAACCATACGGAACTAACTTGCTCAGTTGGAGTTTGCTACTCTCCGAGCTATACGgagctatttttattttttttcaccattAAATTGTTTTCGCCTTCCATAATTATACTTTCTCGAGGCACTGTCTTGGTTCACTAAGGTAGTAGACTTGGGAAATAAAAGTCTTGGTAGTATTGTCAATGTAGAAaacatgctattttttttttatgcttgcATGCttgttttttgtgtgtttttaagTAACCATTGTTTGTATTATAATAATGCAGAGAACTGCTGCCGATCAGATTTTGCGCGATTTGAAAAATAATCCAGACACGTGGCTTCAAGTCATGCATATTTTGCAGAACACTCAAAGCCTAAATACCAAGTTCTTTGCCTTGCAGGTTAGTTTGTTTGTTGATCTGCTACATTTGgggtaaataattaatgtcgatTATTTTTCATCTGTAACACGTAATCTAAGAAGTGAAAGAAATTTTTGGATAGtttactttaaattattataccATTTCATGGAGTCATCTCTCAACAGAATTGTTCTGCAATTGAAATCCAGGAACACAGTACCGTAAATTATATGGTGATGTCCGAATGAATATTCAGGACTGATTACATTTGTTTTATAAAGGAACCTCATCCATTGTTTTGTATATTCAGGACAAGTGAAATCCAGGATGCATGATTACTTTAAAGGACATATAGTTAGGtgttttagttaaaattaatcaatatttgAGTGGAAGTATTTGTAGCGATAATTGTATTCCCAGAGGGCTTGAATCTAGATTACTATATTTGCTGAAAATCTTAACCTGTATACTCCAGTTGCCATGAAGGCTCATGGAAACTAATCTTTTGGTGTTATTTTGTTGGATGGAACTATTGACTCTTTTACttgtgtattttcttttttggggtgagtgtgtgtgtgttttcttTGTTGGTTTTTCATCTTAATTTCTGCATTTGACTGGTTTACAGTTTAGTGTCTTGGAGGCAACATTGTTAGGTGTCAAACAAGTTATCCACTTTGTTACGTTAATTCTATTCTTACATGGCTTTCTTAGACATGTTTCTGTGCTTGTATATACAGGTTCTAGAAGGTGTAATTAAATATAGATGGAATGCATTACCTGTTGACCAGCGAGATGGAATGAAAAAATTCATCTCTGATGTTATTGTACAGGTATCAGCCACACTTGATTTGTTGTTTTGTTGATTCTTAAAGTCTTACTGCATTTTTTGTATTGTTATTGACCCTTTGTTTTTGCATAGCTTTCTGGTAATGAGGCCTCATTTCGAACAGACCGGTTGTATGTCAACAAACTCAATATTATATTAGTTCAGGTAAAAATAGAACTGTACTTACATAATATTATAATGCTGTATTTACCTAATATTATTGAAATTGATGATTCATGTTATTCTCAACCAGCTGTATTATTTATCTAGCTGAAATTGATACATTCTCTATAGGATTTCTCTGTTTTTCTAATGGATATGTAGGTTTCTTTTGcctttcattttataaaactgTTGTAATATTTTAGTGCATTCTTTTGATATTTGGTTAACTACATATGAATTTGTGCTCAAATAA of Glycine soja cultivar W05 chromosome 1, ASM419377v2, whole genome shotgun sequence contains these proteins:
- the LOC114425822 gene encoding pentatricopeptide repeat-containing protein At1g52640, mitochondrial-like; amino-acid sequence: MAFQSLFSKYKILPSFFCTLVQHKPSYHHFHSFPTSQVSGTLLPDLVNEISRLLSDHRYPHHDLELSLNPFSAQLSTNLVEQVLKRCKNLGFSAHRFFLWAKSIPGFQHSVMSFHILVEILGSCKQFAILWDFLTEMRESHHYEINSEIFWLIFRAYSQANLPDGAIRSFNRMDEFGVKPTIHDLDKLLFILCKRKHVKQAQQLFHQAKNRFLLTAKTYSILISGWGEIGDSEKACELFQAMLEQGCPVDLLAYNNLLQALCKGGRVDEAKNIFHDMLSKRVEPDAFTYSIFIHSYCDADDVQSAFRVLDKMRRYNLLPNVFTYNCIIKQLCKNEHVEEAYQLLDEMISRGVKPDTWSYNAIQAYHCDHCEVNRALRLMFRMEKDICLPDRHTYNMVLKLLIRIGRFDKVTEVWENMVDKKFYPSVSTYSVMIHGFCKKKGKLEEACKYFEMMIDEGIPPYVTTVEMLRNRLLGLGFIDHIEILAAKMRQSTSYAIQELANIMIGNRTAHNTLGRDEMDIESD